In the genome of Mus caroli unplaced genomic scaffold, CAROLI_EIJ_v1.1 scaffold_21414_1, whole genome shotgun sequence, the window acatatttctgcTCATTTTCTTGACCCTCTGGacttccctctcttcccatacttgatcctgccccccctttcttcttctccccctccttacTGCTTATTAAAGAGACTCCTTTCCAGGGTGTTTTCACCACCACTATTGAGAATATTTGCTGTTCtataaatagatggatggatagatggatagatagatagatagatagatagatagatagatagatagaggaaggagtggatagatgatagatgattgatagatgattgataggtgatagatggatgaatagatagatagatagatagatagatagatagatagatagatagatagatagatgatagatagatagatagatagatagatgatagatagatagatagatagatagatctattCATATACctgaaatagaattatttttacttcttccacATTAATACAATGTTATCTCTCAAGCTTTTGTAGATAGCTGATCATACTCTcaagtatatttttgtatttctagttttttttcaGGAATTAGCTTTAAGATGGgatattatattttcaaagatacTTTTCATGTTTGAAAAGAATGTTCGCAAAATATAAGTTGTTCATATTATAATTCCTTTGGATTTCTTTtcagtgccatttttttttttttacatttttgcttcttgaacaaaaagaacaaataggTTAAAATTTCCTTTGTCATGTCCTTCTCTAGTTTTAATATTAGGATAATACTAACTTTGAACAAGGATCTGAAAATGTTCTTGccatttatgttttataaaatagtcTGAAACACATTGGTATTAGGCCTTCAATAATGGAATTATAGGATACATCAGTGAATTCCCCTGGCTTTGTGCATTTCATAGATGGGAAATTCTTTATTGCTTCAATCTCATTGCCCAGATATTTACCTAGGTTGTAGGCACCCTCCAGGTTTAATGTCAGTAGGTCTGACATCCCTAAATATTTTGTCATTCTATATTTTCTAGTGTATTGGAatatatattttcagaatatttcctacagtttctgtatatatatttcttatcTAAAATGTGGTTAAATAATAGAGTGCTAATTCCTAAGTAGAAGAGGTATTGTTATGTCACAAAGTTTTCTACCAACTCTCTGTGACCATATTTAACAACAGTTATGTACATTCTATAATTTTCCTAAAGGaatgttttctatatttctataattTCCATCATTCTTCAGATATTACTGTTCCAAGATAATTCTTCCTATGACAGCATACAATTTTCAAACTTCAAGGCCACTGCCACATTCTCCTACAACCTAAATTGTGAAGGAAAGCAAGAAGTGGCATCCAATGTAGAACATATAGCCAATActtaataaattctttctttctaccagtTACAATGCATTGTAATTTTAATAATGCAGCAATTGATATTATCATGTAAACATCTTATTGACATTCCAATATTATTTGAGGAATCTCCACATATTCACTTAGCATCTAAACTAATCTTTATTTCCACCAACTCTATATGAGTTTCCATTACTTTGCATCTCATAAAAATCGGTGATCATTTATCTGTGTACTGATAGAAACTGTATTTTATCTAAATACACTGTTGTTAAATATGGTCACAGAGAGTTGGTAGAAAACTTTGTGACATAACAATACCTCTTCTACTTAGGAATTAGCACTCAATTATTTGAACATATTTCAGATAAGAACTATATAAAACCAGAGGTCTGGACTTGGGACTGTAAGAAACTGGAAGACATAGATTGCCAAAGTGAATGACAACTTGGCCTACCCTTGTTTCTTATTTAATGAGTCTTCATTGCTAATTCTTGAATAAGTAGTTGACTTTTTGTCTAGCATCTCTGCCTCTCAGATTTCTGAGGTGTTGGCTTTCTGATCAGTTACTTTAATCACTCATTCTGAGGCAAAAttattctgaacatctatgtgtGAGCTGATTTTGTTCTTCGTGTCTTTTGTCCTTTTTATTCCCTAGGTGACAGTGTAGACTCAGTGGACCACACTAATTAGAAGCTTTTTTCTTGGGAAAAACAACATAAAGCTCTTTGTTTTGGAAAAGGTGATGCTCTCAGTCAGAATGTTCTCCAAACCTGGAGAACATCCCCCACTTACAGCACTaccacataaataaaacacatgtgTGAACAGATAGTTCATAGCAAAGCAGACATCAGTTCAACCTACCATGGACAGAGGGTCTGCCTACAACTATTGGTCATAAATTATTTGACCTCATACGAAGCTACAATTCATTCTTGATATGTTTCCTTTTGTGttatagaagcagagagaagaggatcaAATGAGAATGTGTGACTTCTGCTCATGCTTTTGGAGAAGATGTTCAGGAGGCTCCAAGCTGGTTATAAAAGAAAGGTAGAATACTTATCACAAAAAAGGCATTACATGGGAAACGTgcataatattttcatattttatgttcCATAttcccttcttatttttcttacccttttagttttttataactatattttctacttctgttATTAGCTTCTGTGCTTCATAGTCTTCATTCCTGCCACTTAACTTCTAAGCATGAGTCAAACAAATTTCTGGTTTTTCCTTTAGGGAATTAAAAGTTCTCACATGATTGaagtttctcattttctcttagtTCTTTAAGACAGTGGTTCCCATCAACTGAGGACAGATTCAGCTGACTAACTCAGGGATCTCTCATTATCTTTTTGGCAAACGAGACTGACATGTTTATTCTTCAGAGTTGTTTCTGGAGCTCATGGTAGAGTTGTATATTTATCTTCCTTTGTATTTTGGGGGGCAGCCAATCAGATCATTGGGTCCCAGACTGACCCTAAATATAATTTACATGGAAAGATCAGAGACTTTTAGGGTACTGTTTATTGGCTATTGATAGGTCCTAGGAAAGGAAGTGTAGAAAAACAAATGCCCCCACTTGTCTATGCTTTAGTGAGCACACCAGCCTCTAAAAAAGAGAACTGCAGGCACATAGTTACACATGTGGACCTGATGAAAATCAGggtgtcacaaaacaaaatgtatatatatggacattaaaagaatttgttttttgtgtgaATGGGATGGGTGGAATATGATGAAGGATGGGGATGAGTGGTCAGTAAGcattgtacacatgtataaaattatctaagaacaaatttaattaagGAAAAGGCACTAGTTtaactgagaaaatatttttaatatttttaatttttttcatttatgaaaatattgaaaaactaGGAAAACAAGATGTATCagtaatttaaacaaaaataaattccagAACAAATTAAGGAAGCAAGGCATAGGAGCTGAAAGCACAAATTTCTTTTACTGTGCATCCAGGGAAGGAAAAAATTTCTCATGTGGAATGTGGTGAAGACAAGAACCTGTACAGCTTGTTTGACTCACCTTAGATGTTCAAATGCTTTGCTTCTATTTTTCCTCTCTTGGTTGTAAACTATAATAGTAAATTTAGGTTTAAATGATCAAGTCGCCCTAAATATATGTAAGCATAGAAAAATTCTGCACCTCATCTCTGTGATTCTGTATAATCTCACTGTAAAACACCAGGTTGTTTTAGTTTCTTGTATTTGGCTCATTACTTTATAATCAAGAAAACCCTTTtgcataaaaattaatttcccCTCTTGTGCCCTTCAGGTGATAGTCAACTCATGGTCAAGCTTGCACAAGTTGATGGATAGAGGAAATAACTCAATGGTATcagaatttttgttgttaggCCTCACCAATTCATGGAGAATTCAGATTCTCCTTTTTCTGTTCTTCACAGTATTCTATGTGGCAAGCATGCTGGGGAACCTGCTCATTGTGCTCACAATCATCTCAGACCACCACCTGCACTCCCCCATGTACTTCCTGCTGGCAAACCTCTCCTTCATTGATACAGGTGTGTCCAGCATCGCTACTCCAAAGATGATTTATGACCTCTTCAGGAAGCACAAAGTCATCTCCTTGAATGGATGCATCACTCAGATGTTCTTCATTCACACTGTTGGGGGAACAGAGATGGTGTTGCTCATAGTCATGGCCTATGACAGGTACATCGCTATCTGTAAGCCCCTCCACTACCTGACCATCATGAGTCTCAGAATGTGCACTGTTCTTTTGGCTCTTGCTTGGATCATTGGCCTTATCCATTCTGTGGCCCAATTGGCTTTTGTTGTAAATTTACCCTTCTGTGGAGCTAATAAAATGGACAGCTTTTATTGTGATTTTCCTCGGTTCATCAAACTCGaatgtacagacacatacagactgGAGTTCCTGGTCACTGCCAACAGTGGTTTCATCTCCATGGCCACCTTCTTCATCTTGATTGTGTCTTACATCTTCATCCTGGTCACAGTTCATAAACACTCCTCAGGTGCTTCCTCCAAGGCCCTCTCCACTCTCTCAGCTCACATCACTGtggtcattttcttctttggtccTTGCATTATTGTCTATGTGTGGCCTTTCCCGACTTTACCCATAGATAAATTTTTAGCAATTTTCGATGCCATTATCACTCCTTCTATGAATCCTGTCATCTATACACtgagaaataaggaaataaaggTTGCAATGAGGAGACTCTTTGCTAGGGCTTTAAGTTTCATTGACAGCTTAAGAGATTCAAATTGAAGTTGAACATTCTTGAGgataaaatttttattctgtaCTGAGTAGACTTCTttagacacatatacatgcaaacaatgTTGAATAGACTCAGCAGgttatatgtacattttatatagtatgtatacatgtgtgtgtgtgtataatttatatgtacatgtgaaaatagtaaaagaaatgaaCCCTTGAATTTGGTATGGAAGAGTTGTCAGACATGAGAGGGatacaaaggagaaaatggaagaaataaataatgtagTTGTAgcttaattaaatatatattttaattaaatatttttaatttactaaaaAAACTATTTGAAAAGTCTCTTCaacttaatgttttaaatatctaCTGTGGAATGCTTTTCAAGTATTCTCTGCAGACCTGATCATGTTTTGCTAAAGAATTTCTGATTTCTGAAAGTACTGAAAAGCAGTAAATTGAACCTAAAATATGATTTCTGTCAGATGCCATATGAAAGTGACAGCAATTGCTGAAATCTCACACACTGAACATGCTTTGTTATCATCACAAGTGATGGAAACTTCTCTTTGGCACTGGTCCTCAGAGACAGAGATAGCTCTTTCTAATCTGCACAACCACCTTAATTCATGCCTTGTGAATTGCTCAGTATCTGTACAGCAACAggaatatacaaaataaagatCTTTAGCTGGATGAATTCAAGaattcaagacttttatcatctGAATTAGTTAATGACAGGCAGATTTGATGATTTCTAGCAGTTTTACATGTAGTTATAATTGAAAAATAAGCTTTGTGGTCaattacagaggaaaaaaatctaataattttAGATAGTACATATTTTTGAGACTAGAAGATGTAGATTAAtattgcacatatgtatatgaaaaatattaCACTCCctctttttctagttttttttgcAAAGAAATATGTGCAACCTGTAAGTCATTATAAATGTTTTTGAGTATTTTCTAGCTAAAATGTGAAAATACTGATTTAGTAATAAACCaccaaataataatattttataaacctTGTTTAAAActatataagaagaaaaataaggaaattatGATATAAAAAGGATGGCAAACTATTAATAAGTAGATATATAAAATGAGGAAAAATGTATTATgcttttcatataatatattgt includes:
- the LOC110287712 gene encoding olfactory receptor 4F6-like, giving the protein MDRGNNSMVSEFLLLGLTNSWRIQILLFLFFTVFYVASMLGNLLIVLTIISDHHLHSPMYFLLANLSFIDTGVSSIATPKMIYDLFRKHKVISLNGCITQMFFIHTVGGTEMVLLIVMAYDRYIAICKPLHYLTIMSLRMCTVLLALAWIIGLIHSVAQLAFVVNLPFCGANKMDSFYCDFPRFIKLECTDTYRLEFLVTANSGFISMATFFILIVSYIFILVTVHKHSSGASSKALSTLSAHITVVIFFFGPCIIVYVWPFPTLPIDKFLAIFDAIITPSMNPVIYTLRNKEIKVAMRRLFARALSFIDSLRDSN